From the Solea senegalensis isolate Sse05_10M linkage group LG16, IFAPA_SoseM_1, whole genome shotgun sequence genome, one window contains:
- the chrm5a gene encoding muscarinic acetylcholine receptor M5a: protein MEGENLLNSTVNSTAMDIHPVTHNLWEVITIATVSAIVSLITIVGNVLVMLSFKVNSQLKTVNNYYLLSLAAADLIIGVFSMNLYTSYILMGYWALGNLACDLWLAVDYVASNASVMNLLVISFDRYFSITRPLTYRAKRTPKRAGIMIGLAWLVSLILWAPPILCWQYFVGKRTVPEKQCQIQFFSEPVITFGTAIAAFYIPVSVMTILYCRIYKETEKRTKDLAELQGINHSTDSGVSQPQKTMIRSCFSYKKTSQDRNQASWSSSNRSNATKSAASTNDEWSRAGQLTTFNSYASSDDEDKPVSPGGFQAPDRDQACDTSKSGVGRESEQLGSFDEDNFFQMLPKSNSQRSGKCVSYKFKATAKDAHGEHQGKNGDAKMTSSTFSSAESMSAPSTSSASKPIDAILKSQITKRKRMVLIKERKAAQTLSAILLAFILTWTPYNIMVLISTFCSDCIPLSLWHLGYWLCYVNSTVNPMCYALCNKTFQKTFRMLLLCQWKKKRIEEKLYWYGQNPVVSSKLT, encoded by the coding sequence ATGGAGGGAGAGAATCTACTGAACTCCACCGTGAATAGCACCGCGATGGACATCCACCCAGTGACTCACAACCTCTGGGAGGTGATCACCATCGCGACCGTGTCGGCGATAGTCAGCCTCATCACCATCGTGGGCAATGTCTTGGTGATGCTCTCGTTTAAAGTCAACAGCCAGCTGAAGACGGTGAACAATTACTACCTGCTGAGTCTGGCAGCTGCGGACCTCATCATAGGTGTTTTCTCCATGAATCTATACACCTCTTATATACTGATGGGCTACTGGGCCTTGGGAAACCTCGCCTGTGACCTGTGGCTGGCTGTAGACTACGTAGCCAGTAATGCGTCCGTCATGAACTTGTTGGTGATCAGTTTCGACAGATATTTCTCCATCACCAGGCCTCTGACATACAGGGCCAAAAGGACTCCTAAACGAGCGGGGATTATGATAGGCTTAGCCTGGCTGGTGTCTCTCATCCTGTGGGCTCCGCCGATACTCTGCTGGCAGTACTTTGTGGGGAAACGGACAGTCCCGGAGAAGCAGTGCCAGATCCAGTTTTTCTCAGAGCCCGTAATAACCTTCGGGACAGCGATTGCAGCCTTTTACATCCCCGTGTCAGTCATGACAATCCTCTACTGTCGAATCTACAAGGAGACGGAGAAGAGGACCAAGGACCTGGCTGAACTTCAGGGGATTAACCATAGCACAGACTCTGGGGTCAGTCAGCCTCAGAAGACCATGATCCGATCCTGTTTTAGCTATAAAAAAACTTCCCAAGACAGAAACCAAGCCTCCTGGTCATCTTCCAACAGGAGCAATGCCACCAAATCAGCGGCCAGCACAAATGACGAGTGGTCCAGAGCTGGTCAGCTGACCACCTTCAACAGTTATGCCTCCTCGGATGACGAGGACAAGCCCGTTTCACCGGGAGGCTTCCAGGCCCCGGACAGGGACCAGGCCTGCGACACGAGCAAGAGCGGAGTGGGCCGTGAGAGCGAGCAGCTCGGCAGCTTCGACGAAGACAACTTCTTCCAGATGCTGCCAAAAAGCAACTCTCAGAGGAGCGGCAAGTGTGTGTCGTACAAGTTCAAAGCCACGGCCAAAGACGCTCACGGCGAGCACCAGGGCAAGAACGGGGACGCCAAGATGACGTCGTCGACGTTCTCCTCGGCCGAGTCCATGAGCGCTCCGTCCACGTCCTCCGCGTCTAAACCCATAGACGCCATCCTGAAAAGCCAGATCACCAAGCGGAAGAGGATGGTGCTGATCAAGGAGCGAAAGGCAGCTCAGACTCTGAGCGCCATCTTGCTGGCGTTCATCCTGACGTGGACGCCCTACAACATCATGGTGCTCATTTCGACCTTCTGCTCGGACTGCATCCCCCTCTCCCTGTGGCATCTCGGCTACTGGCTGTGCTACGTCAACAGCACGGTTAATCCCATGTGCTACGCCCTGTGCAACAAGACTTTTCAGAAGACCTTTCGCATGCTCTTGCTCTGTCagtggaagaagaaaaggatTGAGGAGAAACTGTACTGGTACGGACAGAATCCCGTGGTCAGCTCCAAACTCACATGA
- the zgc:194887 gene encoding fibrinogen-like protein 1-like protein encodes MRRLRCRLQAATLLLLCVAGVTAEHLQAENLHLLPPDEHNLVRNRQMRVPPRDCHEMLMMSSGQAHDGLYLIQPGDSPIVAYCAMREGGWTVVQHITVNSSVDFDRTWAEYKLGFGRVSGDHWLGNEYLHQLTRGPARYKLGVKLVDPDAITKMGEYDPFLVEDEASAFRLRLGLFQGTSVDALTLDTENYLHDNQKFTTKDRDNDNYFQNCAKLEFQGVPGGGWWYDACAGANLNRRNVIYWQKDCNKERLCKYAWMMVRPSDTLKLIQSKDCKKDEL; translated from the exons ATGAGGCGTTTGAGATGCCGGCTGCAGGCAGCCACCCTGCTACTGCTGTGTGTCGCTGGAGTCACTGCGGAGCATCTGCAAGCTGAGAACCTGCATCTGCTTCCCCCGGATGAACATAACCTGGTGCGAAACCGTCAAATGAGAG TGCCGCCCAGGGACTGCCATGAAATGTTGATGATGTCTTCAGGCCAGGCCCATGATGGGCTGTACCTAATCCAGCCGGGTGACTCCCCCATCGTGGCTTACTGCGCCATGCGGGAGGGAGGATGGACCGTCGTGCAGCACATCACCGTTAACAGCAGCGTCGATTTCGATCGCACCTGGGCTGAGTACAAGCTTGGCTTTGGCCGTGTCTCTGGGGATCACTGGCTTGGGAATGAATATCTTCACCAGCTCACCCGTGGCCCTGCGCGCTATAAACTGGGAGTAAAACTAGTGGACCCAGATGCCATCACCAAGATGGGTGAATATGACCCGTTTCTAGTGGAGGATGAGGCCTCAGCATTCAGGCTAAGGCTGGGGCTGTTCCAGGGCACCTCTGTGGACGCTTTGACCCTGGACACGGAGAACTATCTACACGACAACCAGAAATTCACCACGAAGGACCGAGACAACGATAACTACTTTCAAAACTGTGCCAAGTTGGAGTTTCAGGGCGTGCCTGGCGGAGGGTGGTGGTACGACGCCTGTGCCGGTGCTAACCTAAACCGCAGGAACGTCATCTACTGGCAGAAGGACTGCAACAAGGAGCGACTGTGCAAGTACGCGTGGATGATGGTGAGACCTTCAGACACACTGAAACTGATTCAGAGCAAAGACTGCAAGAAGGATGAGCTGTGA
- the LOC122782774 gene encoding KATNB1-like protein 1 isoform X1, producing MMDSNSEDGDYENLEQVFHQDSAQNEVTYHHEMMRSTKECKLYSSVQVDYDKKEELFKKRYSVSRSGNNPGRVKRVVSCKRKTHHLTMARRKQLGSGRTCNAVNKENEMSRRQDVQQEIFDMDRLDFPLNVCHNDRAGRAGSEKAEFSTLTELTKDHSTMTDVLFGRNLRLKVALTLWQRNVGELLTYFLRIQDTGVFVDFLPLISKSIDKESSSITIGCCVDIFPLVRKVLNNPYEEYLIVGLHWLNAVLKKWWKELRESGCTGSSPRLEKNFQVFNQQLLEFWLEEPFLKCVPGAAGDMVKVVDSFLSQLTLQQ from the exons aTGATGGACTCCAACAGTGAGGATGGAGACTATGAAAATCTCGAGCAGGTCTTCCATCAGGATTCAGCTCAGAATGAAGTGACCTATCATCATGAGATGATGAGAAGCACAAAAGAG TGTAAATTGTATTCTTCTGTGCAGGTGGATTATGATAAGAAAGAGGAATTATTTAAGAAGAG GTATTCAGTGAGCCGCTCTGGTAACAACCCAGGCAGAGTGAAGCGAGTAGTGTCATGTAAAAGGAAGACTCATCACCTGACGATGGCTCGTAGGAAGCAGCTCGGGTCTGGACGGACGTGCAATGCCGTGAACAAGGAGAATGAGATGAGTCGCCGACAGGACGTGCAGCAGGAAATATTTGACATGGATCGACTGGATTTCCCACTGAATGTCTGCCATAATGACAGGGCTGGTCGAGCTGGTTCTGAAAAAGCAGAGTTCTCTACACTGACTGAG ctcaCAAAGGATCATAGTACAATGACTGACGTGCTCTTTGGAAGAAACCTGAGGCTGAAAGTAGCTCTAACACTGTGGCAGAGAAACGTTGGAGAGTTATTGACATACTTTCTCAG AATCCAAGACACGGGtgtgtttgttgattttctccCCCTAATAAGCAAAAG CATTGACAAGGAGTCCTCGAGTATTACCATCGGCTGCTGTGTTGACATCTTTCCTTTAGTTAGAAAAGTCCTCAACAACCCATATGAAGA GTACCTTATAGTTGGCTTACACTGGCTAAATGCAGTTTTGAAAAAATGGTGGAAGGAGCTAAGAGAAAGTGGTTGTACTGGATCATCGCCTCGGTTAGAGAA GAATTTCCAAGTCTTTAATCAGCAGTTGTTGGAGTTCTGGCTGGAGGAAccttttttgaaatgtgttccGGGAGCTGCGGGAGACATGGTGAAG GTCGTTGACTCTTTTCTGTCTCAACTTACCTTGCAGCAGTGA
- the LOC122782774 gene encoding KATNB1-like protein 1 isoform X2 has product MMDSNSEDGDYENLEQVFHQDSAQNEVTYHHEMMRSTKEVDYDKKEELFKKRYSVSRSGNNPGRVKRVVSCKRKTHHLTMARRKQLGSGRTCNAVNKENEMSRRQDVQQEIFDMDRLDFPLNVCHNDRAGRAGSEKAEFSTLTELTKDHSTMTDVLFGRNLRLKVALTLWQRNVGELLTYFLRIQDTGVFVDFLPLISKSIDKESSSITIGCCVDIFPLVRKVLNNPYEEYLIVGLHWLNAVLKKWWKELRESGCTGSSPRLEKNFQVFNQQLLEFWLEEPFLKCVPGAAGDMVKVVDSFLSQLTLQQ; this is encoded by the exons aTGATGGACTCCAACAGTGAGGATGGAGACTATGAAAATCTCGAGCAGGTCTTCCATCAGGATTCAGCTCAGAATGAAGTGACCTATCATCATGAGATGATGAGAAGCACAAAAGAG GTGGATTATGATAAGAAAGAGGAATTATTTAAGAAGAG GTATTCAGTGAGCCGCTCTGGTAACAACCCAGGCAGAGTGAAGCGAGTAGTGTCATGTAAAAGGAAGACTCATCACCTGACGATGGCTCGTAGGAAGCAGCTCGGGTCTGGACGGACGTGCAATGCCGTGAACAAGGAGAATGAGATGAGTCGCCGACAGGACGTGCAGCAGGAAATATTTGACATGGATCGACTGGATTTCCCACTGAATGTCTGCCATAATGACAGGGCTGGTCGAGCTGGTTCTGAAAAAGCAGAGTTCTCTACACTGACTGAG ctcaCAAAGGATCATAGTACAATGACTGACGTGCTCTTTGGAAGAAACCTGAGGCTGAAAGTAGCTCTAACACTGTGGCAGAGAAACGTTGGAGAGTTATTGACATACTTTCTCAG AATCCAAGACACGGGtgtgtttgttgattttctccCCCTAATAAGCAAAAG CATTGACAAGGAGTCCTCGAGTATTACCATCGGCTGCTGTGTTGACATCTTTCCTTTAGTTAGAAAAGTCCTCAACAACCCATATGAAGA GTACCTTATAGTTGGCTTACACTGGCTAAATGCAGTTTTGAAAAAATGGTGGAAGGAGCTAAGAGAAAGTGGTTGTACTGGATCATCGCCTCGGTTAGAGAA GAATTTCCAAGTCTTTAATCAGCAGTTGTTGGAGTTCTGGCTGGAGGAAccttttttgaaatgtgttccGGGAGCTGCGGGAGACATGGTGAAG GTCGTTGACTCTTTTCTGTCTCAACTTACCTTGCAGCAGTGA